The window gaggggggacacaGCTGTAGAGCCCCCCAAAACGCCACCTCCGCTCCCCACAACCCATTAACGTCGCCATCGCCCCCAACGAGGCAGCGGGAAATGGATCCCGCGGTGTTTATATAacagccgcccccccccccccgtgttGGGGAGCCCCGCCAGCGGGCAGGGGGCTTGGGGGGCAGCCGGGACATGGGGGGGGCTGCCACCCCCAcggggtccctggggagccGGGGCCACCGGCACCGCGCTGGGGACCGCGGGGGGAGGCGGTGCCTGGGGGCGCGAGGGCAGTGGGGTGCCCCTCCGGGTGTGGGGGTGGCCGGGGTGCCCCCCCCGACCCCGACGGGCCTCGGAGGGGTTTTGCAGCCCAGACGCTCCGTGCGCGGAATAGCAAAGAGGCTGCACCAGCGCATCGCCATAGCAACGTGGGGACCGCGGGTGGCGGGGACCCCCCCTCCGACGGGGGGGGACACACTGCagcaccagggcagggctgccccggcccccccagccctttgggggtgcccgggggggcgATAGCAGGATGCCCCGTTATCCCCCCCGctcgcaggcagccccacagcaccccataCCCTCCCGGGGGGGCTCTCAGCAGTGCGGGGCACCCCTCCAGGACCCCGGGTCCCCCCCAGGCTGTGTCtggcgccccccccccccgcgccagGGCCAATCCCCAGGGACTCCCCGGCAGCCAggcccccccccgtgccccccagccTCGGGGATCCCCCCGGGGTGTCCCCACTGCAGCCACCCCCCCACTGCAGGGACCCCAAGGCACCCCACTGCAGGGCCCCCCAAACCCCGGGCCTGCCACCCCCCCAAACCACCTTCCCCCAGCAAATGCCCCCATCACCGGGGCCagcgctgcccccgccccgctgcaCCCCCCGGTACCGGAGGGACCCCCCCCGTGCGTGcaccttccccccgccccggtacCGGAGGTGTCCCAGAGGCTCAGCTCCACCCGCTGCTCCTCGCTGGCCAAACACGCCGTGTAGTTCTCAAACACGGTGGGCACGTACGTCTGCAACGGCACCGAGAGCGTCAGCgcccggtcccggtcccgctGCCGGTTCCCGGTGCTCGGTGCCGGCTCCGGCTCACCTCGGGGTAGCAGTCCTTGGCCAGCACCTGCAGCATGGCCGTCTTGCCGCACTGCACGTCGCCCACCAGCACCAGCTTGcagcgggccggggcggccggtGCCGGCCTCCGCTCCCGCATGGCGGCGGCGCAGAGCGCGGGCCCTCccggcgcccgcccgcccgcccgccggccctgcgccccgccgccgcagcgcCTATATATACCCCGCCGACGCCGAGTCCCGCCCACGGCGGCGCCCGCCCGCCAATCGCCGCGGCGGCTCCCGGCTCGCGGGCCAATGGCGGAGAGGCGGGGGACTGCCGGGGCCCGCCCTGCCGGGTGCGAGGCCGCTCCTCCAGGCCAGGGGGCGCCTGCGTGCCTGCGGACGGAGGTGGGGCCATGCTCCTGCCCCAAGCCGGAAGTGGCCGTTGCTAGGAGACGGGTGGGACGCCCGCCGCTGGGCcggggggtgttgggggggcgCGACCGGTACCGGGATGGAGGGGGCGGGACCCCCGTGGTGCGGGAGGGGGGCGccgaggggtggggggggaccgGAGGGGTGCGAGGGCGATGGCGCCTGGGGGTACCCCAAAGTGGGGGGTGTCCGGGGGGGACCCCAGGAGGAGATAGGAGTGGGCAGCAGGAAACGAGGCCTGGGGGGGCCCTGGAGGGGCCGCGGCCGGTACCCCGGgcatcccccccgcccctcacACCCTGTGCCCGGGCCCAGCCGCCATGCCAGGCAAGCGTCGCCCGCGGGCGGCAGCCCCCATGGCGGCGGAGGAcgggctcctgctgctgcagagccggGCGCTGGCCGAGGAGGAGGCGGCCAAGACGAAGGGGGAGATGCTCACCCGGTTCCTGAAGGTGCGTgaggagccggggcgggggccggtAGCGCGTTTCCCCACACGCTGCCCAGCCACTGACCCCCTCCCCACTGctcacacccccccacacaAGGACAAGCTGGCCAAGGAGGAGCGCAGCAGCACCCTGAACCTCCACAAGCTCAGCGCGCAGTGGCGGGCGGTGTTGCGGGAGACCAAGGACAAGGAGCTGCGCCAGGACGTCGAGATCCTCAGCCAGACCTTCGCGCGGGTGATGGACTGCAAGGACAGCGTCATAGAGGCgagcgtggggctggtggggccgggggcggcgccAGGGCCCACCCGTGACCCCCCCAACCTCCGCAGTCCCTGGCCACGGACCtggaggaggcggaggagcaGCACGCCCAGGCCCTGCGCAGCCACCTGCACCACGTTGACcgcctgctgcagctccagcgCTGCCGCCTGGCGTGCCTGGAGGAGGGGTACGGCGCCCAGCTGGAGGCCCTGAAGACGGAGTTTGAGGCTGAAAGGTatggagggggagagggacagCAGTGGCACCCGCTGGCTGTCCTGTCCTGGTGCTGAGCCGTCTCACGGCCCGGCCGGGACGGCCACGGCTTCCCTCTGTCAGCAGCTCCCCCATGTTTTCCCCAGGAGGACCATCCTTGAGCAGCACGAGCAAGAAAGCTGCTACCTGCGGGACGTGGGGCGGGCCATGAAGCAGAATTACACCAAGAACGACCACGAGGCCACGCTGAATTTCCAGAGCGCCCGGGATGACATCAAGAACAAGGCACGGGGAGGAACCGGCGAGGGGCCTTTTAGGGCTTGCGAGCAGAGCACACGGCGAGGTTTGGGAGGTGCTGTGTCACCCACACCCACGTCTGTCCCCAGAGCCTGCAGGAGAAGCAGTACAGCCGCATGCAGCTGGGTGGGAAGGCGGAGGTGCTCTGGGAGCAGTTCCAGCGGGCCATGCAGAGCTACGCGGAGGCCACCGAGCACCAGAAGATCGCTTTTGAGGCGCTGAAGCAGAAGGACGAGAAGAGCTCCAGGGAGATAGAGATGCAGGCAAAGAAGCTGCAAAAGCTCCAGGTCATGGCAGGGCACAGGGGTGGCCGTGAGAGCAGAGACGCCCCTGTCCCACTGCTCACATTTCGCCTGTCCCCAGGACTCGGTGGCAGCCACCAAGGGCCGGATCGCGGCTCACCTCCGGGAGAGCGAGGAGCGGAACCGGCGCGCacgggaggagaaggaaagggtcCTCCGGCAGCTCCAGGAGCTCAAGAGTGAGATGAACCAGGCCAGGGCTAAGGCCCACGGCAGCCTGGCTGGGCTCACCGCGCAGAGCAGCGCTACCCTGAAGGCGCTGGCGCAGGTGGCGGAGAAGGTGAGGCCAGCAGCCCGCGGGCAGGGGGAGCACCGGGGGGGGTACCaccatcccctccctccctgccctcaccCACATCCCGCCCCAGGCCCAGCGCGTCCTGCGGCTGGCTGAGATGTGCCGCAGGCTGGAGacggaggaggagaaggtgctgCCCTTCTACCCTTCCTCGCTGGCGGAGGGGGAGCGGCGAGACGCCCAGCGTGTCCTTGAGGAAACACCTGCGGAGCCCCTGGCCCGGGTGAGGAGGCAGCGCCGGGGTCCCAGACGCTGCCGCGAGGGAGCGAGGGATGGGATCCGGCCTCGGGGACGGCCCAGCTGGCACGTGGGCAGGCTGGGGaccccctgccctcctccttgCCTCTTGCCCAGGCCATGCGGGACTACGTGGGGCTGGAGCGGTTCTGGCAGCGGTTCAACAAGGCGAAGCTGGAGGAGCAGGCGCTGGAGCGGGAGCGGGCAGCCCTGAGCCAGAGGAACCGGCACCTGCGGGAGCTGCTCAGGCAGTACCTGGCGGGGGTCTCCATCAGCCAGGAGGTGCTCGCCGTCCCCAACCCGCTCCTCGCCGTTGAGCAGAAGAGCTGCGTCCCCCGGGACTTGCCCCACGCCGGGGGGGACCGTGCACAAGGTCATCAGGGCGCCACACACCCCAAAAGCCTCCTGGGAGGGGACGCCCACCTGGATCCCATCCCTGGCTCCGCCGGCACCGGCTGAGTATCACCCTGTGGGTTGGGGCACCCTGCC of the Gavia stellata isolate bGavSte3 chromosome 36, bGavSte3.hap2, whole genome shotgun sequence genome contains:
- the CCDC65 gene encoding dynein regulatory complex subunit 2, translated to MPGKRRPRAAAPMAAEDGLLLLQSRALAEEEAAKTKGEMLTRFLKDKLAKEERSSTLNLHKLSAQWRAVLRETKDKELRQDVEILSQTFARVMDCKDSVIESLATDLEEAEEQHAQALRSHLHHVDRLLQLQRCRLACLEEGYGAQLEALKTEFEAERRTILEQHEQESCYLRDVGRAMKQNYTKNDHEATLNFQSARDDIKNKSLQEKQYSRMQLGGKAEVLWEQFQRAMQSYAEATEHQKIAFEALKQKDEKSSREIEMQAKKLQKLQDSVAATKGRIAAHLRESEERNRRAREEKERVLRQLQELKSEMNQARAKAHGSLAGLTAQSSATLKALAQVAEKAQRVLRLAEMCRRLETEEEKVLPFYPSSLAEGERRDAQRVLEETPAEPLARAMRDYVGLERFWQRFNKAKLEEQALERERAALSQRNRHLRELLRQYLAGVSISQEVLAVPNPLLAVEQKSCVPRDLPHAGGDRAQGHQGATHPKSLLGGDAHLDPIPGSAGTG